One stretch of Narcine bancroftii isolate sNarBan1 chromosome 8, sNarBan1.hap1, whole genome shotgun sequence DNA includes these proteins:
- the rela gene encoding LOW QUALITY PROTEIN: transcription factor p65 (The sequence of the model RefSeq protein was modified relative to this genomic sequence to represent the inferred CDS: inserted 4 bases in 2 codons) codes for MEGFLQMASMQWPASISPVSPYVRILEQPKQRGMRFRYKCEGRSAGSIPGEKSTDSTRTYPAIEIMNYLGPARVRICLVTKKEPFRPHPHDLVGKDCKDGFYEAELPERSIHSFQNLGIQCVKKREVTMALQNRISKNINPFNVSAEELQNDSEEDLNVVRLCFEVFLPNELGICSMPLQPVVSNPIYDNRAPNTAELKICRVNKNSGSCHGGDEIFLLCDKVQKEDIEVRFFTQNWEGKGSFSQADVHRQVAIVFRTPAYHDVSLSQPVTVRMQLRRPSDNEVSEAMEFQFLPEDRDPYGTQEKRRKTHNEFVNMLHKCQLQGVSTAKRPILVPSRGADGRVKSKNLDKSCRAGANPPDLLGGTVSSSPFDRFAAGSSRGQEVPRAPPAAAPCFIPHFDFYPSSERQTESLADILALPPPAADDPPPAFSTIDATELFPSSFQAAXPGPELYLSGGATSIDPLLPGQDGECVSLGSIDNVDFRELLRQDQPTQATLMSYSPDIIKLMNCGQEHRPEGVPNGTGGGPAXGEDEAEVEQFMSSIFSQSFELMNSSEINKMYEMQRE; via the exons GTTTCCTGCAGATGGCGTCGATGCAGTGGCCGGCCAGCATCAGCCCAG TGAGTCCCTACGTCCGGATCTTGGAGCAGCCGAAGCAGCGAGGCATGCGGTTCCGGTACAAGTGTGAGGGCCGGTCAGCCGGGAGCATTCCCGGGGAAAAGAGCACAGACAGCACCCGGACCTATCCGGCCATCGAG ATTATGAACTACCTGGGTCCGGCGCGGGTCCGGATCTGCCTGGTGACCAAAAAGGAACCATTCAGACCCCATCCCCATGACCTGGTGGGCAAGGACTGCAAGGACGGATTCTACGAGGCTGAACTCCCTGAGAGAAGCATCCACAG TTTCCAGAACCTTGGCATCCAATGcgtgaagaagagagaggtgacgATGGCTCTTCAAAACCGCATCAGCAAGAACATCAACCCTTTCAATG TGTCAGCGGAGGAGTTACAGAATGACTCGGAGGAGGATTTGAATGTCGTCCGCCTCTGCTTCGAAGTGTTCCTTCCCAACGAACTGGGGATCTGCTCCATGCCCCTCCAACCTGTTGTCTCCAACCCCATCTATGACAACC GAGCTCCGAACACGGCAGAGTTGAAGATCTGTCGAGTGAACAAGAATTCCGGAAGCTGTCATGGTGGGGATGAGATCTTCCTGCTCTGTGACAAGGTTCAGAAAG AGGACATCGAGGTCCGTTTCTTCACCCAGAATTGGGAGGGCAAGGGTTCCTTCTCACAGGCGGACGTGCACAGGCAGGTGGCCATCGTGTTCAGGACGCCGGCCTACCATGACGTGTCGCTGAGCCAGCCGGTCACCGTCCGTATGCAGCTTCGTCGGCCATCCGACAACGAGGTCAGCGAGGCCATGGAATTCCAGTTCCTCCCTGAGGATAGAG ATCCATACGGCACCCAAGAGAAAAGGCGCAAGACTCACAACGAATTTGTCAACATGCTGCATAAGTGTCAACTGCAAG GGGTATCTACGGCCAAGAGGCCCATTTTGGTACCGTCCCGGGGAGCTGATGGTCGAGTGAAAAGCAAAAACCTGGACAAGTCCTGCCGTGCAG GAGCCAACCCCCCAGACCTGCTCGGCGGAACTGTCTCGTCCTCGCCTTTCGACCGCTTTGCCGCGGGCAGCAGCCGGGGCCAGGAGGTTCCGCGAGCCCCACCGGCAGCGGCCCCCTGCTTTATTCCCCATTTTGACTTCTATCCCTCATCAGAGCGCCAGACCGAATCGCTGGCTGACATCTTGGCCTTGCCACCCCCTGCTGCAGACGACCCACCCCCCGCCTTCTCCACCATCGACGCCACCGAATTGTTCCCCTCATCCTTCCAGGCAGC CCCGGGGCCCGAGCTGTACCTGAGTGGGGGAGCCACCTCGATAGACCCCCTACTGCCAGGCCAAGATGGCGAGTGCGTCAGCCTGGGCTCCATTGATAACGTGGACTTCCGGGAGCTGCTGCGCCAGGACCAGCCAACGCAGGCCACCCTGATGAGCTACTCGCCTGACATCATCAAGCTGATGAACTGCGGCCAGGAGCACAGGCCCGAGGGGGTCCCCAATGGGACAGGGGGCGGGCCTGC GGGCGAGGACGAGGCCGAGGTGGAGCAGTTCATGTCTTCCATCTTCTCGCAGAGCTTCGAGCTGATGAACTCGTCCGAGATCAACAAAATGTACGAGATGCAGAGGGAGTGA